From Symphalangus syndactylus isolate Jambi chromosome 21, NHGRI_mSymSyn1-v2.1_pri, whole genome shotgun sequence:
gctgggtgtcgtagcgggcacctgtaatctcagctacttgggaggctgaggcaggagaatcgcttgaacctgggaggtggaggttccagtgagcagagatcacaccactccactcccgcctggacgacagagcaagattctgtctcaaaaaaacaaatacaaatattaaatggCAGATTCTAGAAATAATGCATAAGTTTCGATTGCACatcattctgagtagcatgatgaaatctcacgcCATCCTGCTCCATCCCAcctgggatgtgaatcatccctttgtccagcatgtACTGTATCACAGTGCTCGTGTTCAAAgaatccttattttacttaatggccCCAAAGCGCAGGAATAGCgatgctggcatattgttataactgttctattttgttattaattattgttgttaatctcgtACTGTGCCTAATTCATAAATTAAACCTTATCACTGGGATGTAAGTATAAGACAAAGCATAGCCTATATAGCGTTCAGTACCATCTGAGGTTTCAGGcgtccactgggggtcttggaacatatccacTGAGGATAAGATTTAACCTGGTGCTCTGCAATTCTAAAGCTGGCCCTCTTTCCACTATCTCTCCACCAGACATGTTGTCTCAGGATTCTAAGAAACCTCGAGAGGCAAGGTTTATTTTGCAATTAGGATGGCTGTCCCTGGTATCAAGAACAGATTTCTTCAGAAAATCAGCATGACCTAgaacttctttcttatctaacAGTCCTTTTGCTATTTctaatgaaaactgaaaaagtcaaacaaactttatccaaataggaaaagaacagATGAGCAGAACTAGACTCTTGATTGGAAGGACTGTGAATGCAAACTTTAACCAGAAACCATTTCCTCTTATCCCGCCCTGCCCCCTCTTTTTGAAGTGCCAGGAGCAGCTACAAAAACAAAGATGACTCCTAGGGCCAGGGGAAGCTTGAGAGTCAAGGCCAAAGGTCCTGAAATCTGGAGGTCCAGGCCCAAGGGCACAGACTTTACCTCTATGAAGGAGAGATCTGGCAGCATCCCTAGTGAGCAGACAGTGAGCCTGAGAGAGAGCTGAATAGAGGGGTACAGTTCCACAAGGCTGACCTCTGAGCTGGACTTGAGGCCGGTGTGCCTAGTGATCTGCAAAAACGAGTTTACATAACAGGCCTTTGTGTTGTCCCAGATAAGAGTGAGTAGAGGAGCTTCAGAATGTTTTAAGGATTTAGAGCCAGCTGAGATTTCCTGAGGACACTGAGGTGGGGGGGGGGGCAAATTCAGACCTAATCTGTCTCATCCAGGGAGGAGAACAGTAACTGcagcaataataaaatatatatttatttatatttataaatccttgtttttaaataagaaatgagtCACACTGATGGCTTCTTCTTAGAGGACACTGGGTGGCTTACGGGACAAACACGGAAGGGAGACTTTTCACTATATActctttgaagtttttaaaattttgaaatttgaacCATGTGAATGGTTTATCTATTCAAAAGTAAGTCATGGAAACTTTAAACTATTTTAAGCATGTCCAAAGTTTTCCGACAACCCTAAGAAAGAGGCAGAGCAAAGATCATtagtcccatttcacagatgaggaagcctGAGGctccaaggagaaaaaaaatgaattgccCGAGTCTGTGGCAGGGTTGAAGCAAGACCCAGAACTTCAGACTCCTAGTCCAGTGCTCTCTGTCAGAGACTCCACAGTATACAAGATAAGCAGACTCAGATTCACTTTATAAGTCCAGTTCTCATAGCTACAGCCAAATGCATCCACAAAAACACTGGAACTGATCACCATATACAAAGCCTTACTGACTCGTACAGCAGTGTCTCTGAGCTGTTTGGGTATATCTACACGTTTTGGTTAATAATCGATAAACACCCTAAAACTCTTTAACTGTCAACCCCAATCTTTCTAAAATGCCCCATTCCACATTCTTCTCTCAGTGAATGCAATGGCCACAACTGCATTTTTATTAGATGAATCTCACAGTCATCTTTATGAACTCAGAGCAAATCAGAAGGGTGGTCAAGTAAAAATGAAGACTGGGCTTAGGAGCCAGCCAAACCCTTGGTTTTGCCACAGAGTTGTAAGTGACCTTGGCCTCAGCTTTCTCTCTATAAAGGAACCAATTAACAGGCACATATTGGACACCATGTGTTTGACACTGGCCCACTGGATCCCTGTGTCTTCAAGGAGCTTACCTTCTATAGAGGGAGACACAAGAAAACAGTTAATTTGAAGCTCTGCTAAGTGTTATGACCAGATACAATAAAGTTACAGAATAGAGGACCTGGGAGATCAGGCAAGGCCTCTCTGAAGATGTGGCATTTGCGTTGGGACCTGAATGATGAAGTAGCAGTTATGTGGGGATCTAGAGGCAGAGTATGATGGGCAGGGGAAGAGATGCAAAGGTTCCGAGGCAGGGGTAAGCCCGCCATGTGGAAGGGCTAGTGAAGCTGGAGAGCAGGCAGCGAAGGGTAGAGATGGGCCTCTGTCTGCCTCTCCAACTTTGTCTCCTTCCAGAGGTCCATCTCTTTGGGGAAGGTGTTTGGAGGTTATTGTGGTTGTAATGGGAAGTAACTACAGAAATAAAGTAATTTGATTAAATCTGTGATtctcaaatgtttctttttttttagcaggAGAATTCTTTAGTCAAATAACAAGAATTTCAACATACGACTAGATAAAGATATTGCTCTGACTGGTTGGGAAGCTAGTTAAAGCCCTTCTGACCCTCTCTCTGCCCTCTTGGCCTTTCTCCTTACCTTTCGGTACCTCCAAGCTCACAGAAGCTAGAAAACCACCAGGTAATCCATCTCTAAGCTTCCTCAAGCTCTAATAAAACCCAGCATCATTGTAAAGAATCACAGGGAAAGCTTTAGGAGATAAGATTGGATGCTTGCTGGACAAGAATCTCAGGCTTCCCAAGACAGGCCCTGagaaggtttattttattttattttaaatagataccACGTCTCGCTATGCTGGCCgggctcatcttgaactcttggcagcaagcaatcttcctgcctcggcctcccaaagtgctgggattacaggcatgagccactgcacccggcccctggGAAGGTTTTACACTGAATCCCTGATGTGCACTTGCTTTCCacagaaaaaacaacaataagCTCTGGTTCATCAAGGCTTTCAGTTAAAATCACACTGCTGAAACTACAGAGACAAAAAACAGATCGGGGGTTGCCAGAGGATGGGGTGAAAGGAACTGACTACAGAGGAACAAAAGAACTTTCTGGGTTGGTGGAAAAATTCTCCATCTTGATAGTGATGTGGCTGCTTGTCTGTGTAAGTTTGTCAAGTTCATAGACCTGTGCACCTCAAGTGGTGAAGGTTTACCGTGTGTAAATCAGACCTCAAAAACTTGACTTAAAATCACATTGCCAAAAGACTACTCAGAGGCACTTTACAGATGGAGGAGGGAAAACGGCTTGCTCCTGCTGCGGCAGCAGACCCCAGGAATCCTGACTCGAAGGACAGTGTTCCCTCAAGTTCACAGCTGCCCAGCTTTAATTTGGAGCCTCAGCAGTGAGTTAGACTTCAGGTTTTCCTGCCGGCAAAATGAGGTGGTAAACAATTGCCAGAGGCTTCTCCACCACAGGCAATGGGATTCTGAAAAGCTATCCACTATGGGGGAGAAATCTGCTTTGGACTCAGaaaaactgggaaaaatattCCCACCTCTATCACTTCTTAGCTGTATGCCCAGGCTCCATCCTGTGTGAGTGGGGGTAAGAATTCCCCTCAGTCAGCAGAGAATGCACCTGTAACCCAGCTGATTCCCAACAGCCTCTCAAGAAGGGCAGCGGCTATAACTTGGAGAGGTTTTTACCACAGCTACACAGCTCTTCTGCTCCCCGGGCCCCGGGCTGCTTCCTAGGAAGGACAATCTGGAGGCAaccataaggaaagaaaataacgAACTGCCTGGCCCTGCATTGCATAACTCCGCGCAGTAAACCCGGAGCTCTGCTGGGACACAGTCTGTTATCTCGGCAGGTAAACAGGAACCCTGCCCCCTCCCTGACCACCGTCAGCACCGGGCCACCACAGATACTCCAGACGCAGACCGATAGAGCTCATGAGGAGGACACCACTGCTCTTTAGTCTGTATTTTCACACTCCCCTTTCCCTGCAGCTGCTGGCATCATCACTGGGCACACACTCATTAATGGACACTCCACCCACTCCAGCCCTTCCCTGGCTACCTGCTCCAAAAGGATGGTCCCGAGTGACTCTAAGCTGCCTTCTGCACCTCGCTCTTTTCCATCCACGGAGACCAAAACACAGACCCCAGAAGacgattaaaaaataataataaaacccctCAGACAGGAGTTTCTGCTTCCCCGTCACATCTACTGAGAGGCACTGTGGACACATAAAGACTGTTGACTTACTTTTTTCTCCACcgtggggcaggagggaggcaaCACCCAGAAATTATCCCAATTTTatagaaacaaagacaaagagcTACATATCCTAGCCAAAGGCAACAAAGAGCAGGCCTAGAGCCACCCAGAGAGGCACAGCCCAGCAGCAGAAAGGCTCCAGTgactcccatctccctggcagAGATCGTCCTAGCCCTGTGCCCTAAGAGGTGTCCTGAAGATCATGGGGGCTCGAAACCATGAAAGCAAGCAAACATTTCTGTACAGTGCGGTTCAGAAAAGTTACTGAGTGCCTTCAGCCCGGGGTCTCCTAGTTGATTAGGGAGTACTAACACCTAGGTTAAGAAACTCTGATTTCATTcatcacaaatatttatcaaaccaCTGCCAGGACATTGTGGCAACCACATCCTGCTGTTTTTATTCGGAGCCATTGCCAAAGCTTGGTTCTCTCCCCCACCTTCCGGTATCTGTGAAGTTTTCAGTTTCTATCAAACTCCAGCTGGGGGAGGGAACCGGGGCTGGCCCTAGTCGAGTAAAGTTCCACCACCAGGTCCACAAAGAGACTGCAGGGAGGCGTGGCCAGGCCGGAAATTCTGACAAAAAGTTTTGGCCCTCCGGTCCTAGAAGCAACTACTTCCTGATCGCTCCTAGTCCTGGGGTGGGGATGCAGTTCTCTGGCTGAGTGCCCCGCCGGTGGGCTGAACTGGGGGCTGCCACCGCGGTGGATGAAGGTGGGGGGTCTGATCTCCGTACTCCGAAGCACTCCGCTAGTACCTGGAACAGGGGAGTCTAACCCCCTGCCTTCCAATGGCTAAAGTTATTTTGGAGCACAGTCCCCACCAGGGTGTGAGCTCCGGAGGGCAGGGCCGCCTCCTCTGCACCCCCTCGCCCCTCCCCGCAACCCATGGCCGGCGCTTTGAGGACCTGAACCCGGCCCAGACCCCGGGGCCCAGGCCTGCTCCGACCCgaggaaggaaaaaggggaagCCAAAGGAAACTTCAGACGGACGCGGGGTGCGCTCGCCGCGGCCAGGGGCTCCgctgccccagccccaccctccgAGGGAGCGCCTTCCAGGGGCCTTGGCCCGCCTCCCACCTTGACCCGCTTGCCCTGGATCTCCAGCGTCTTCATGGTGAAGTCGACGCCGATGGTGCTTCCCTGGCGCTCCGAGAAGGCGCCGGTCTTGAAGCGCTGCACCACGCACGTCTTGCCCACGCTTGCGTCGCCCACCAGCACCAGCTTGAACAGGAAATCGTACTGCTCGTCCGGGTCCCCCGGGCCTGGGCCCGGCCCTGCCATGGCCTAGAGGGAGCCGAAGGGCCGGCGCTCTGGACGCTGGGACCGGCCTGAGCTCACGCAAGCCGCGGGCCGAGCTCCGCCCGCTCCAGCCCACGGGCCGCCTTGCTACGTGGAGCCGCCGCAACACCTGAACCCCCAGCACAGCCgaccgcctgcctcggcctcaacCCCGCCCCACACCGGCTGGGTCCCGCCCCGGCCCGGCTCGGCCCCGCCCGGACCCGGAGCCCCGCGGGTTCGGCTCCGCCCGGGACCCGCCAAGCCGGGCCCTCCGCAAAGCTCCGGCCGGCCCTCAGCTCAGTGCCAGGCCAGTCTGGCCTGTAGGCCCGCCCCAGCCCGCCCCCGACTCCGCCCCACCCGGGCTCCGCCCTCAGGCTGGCACCCACTCCGCCTCCAGTCCAACCCTCGGGCCCACCTCAGCCCGACCCCGGTTCCGCCTACGTCCCCGCCCCCGACTCCGCCCTCAGCTCAGACCTCGACTCCGCCCCCAGGCCCACCTCAGCGCGCCCCGACTCCGCCCTCAGACCGAGCTCGACTCCGCCCTCAGACCCACCTCAGCACACCGCCCCGACTCCGCCCACAGGCCCACCTCAGCCCGCCCCGACTCCGCCCTCAGGTTCACCTCAGCTCTGACTCCGCCCGACCCGACTCCGCCCCCAGCCCGACCCCGCCCTCAGCACCCTCGGCCCCTCCTCCATCAACACCCCGGCGCGCCCACACCGCGGATCCGTCTGGCCCCCAAACCACTGCCCACCCCGACCCTTCATCAGCTGGGACCCCCAGGTGCTGTCCCGCGCCTCCTGCCCGCCCCCTACCCAGGCCTGGTCCCCCTGCCCGGGATCCCCTACCTGCTGCCTCCCAGACCGCCGGTCAGGGACAGGCGGAGACCATGGCGGGAGCTCCGGGCCTGCAGGCCTAGACTAAGAATGACCCTCTCCAGAATGGATCACAGGGGAAGGGGACGACCACAGCAGTGTCACCTGAGTGCCCACTCTGACAGGCGGGCAGTGCAGGCTCCGAGAGTGGTGGGGGTCGCTCTTCCCAGGGgcggaagggaagggagggagcaggCTGCAGAAGGCCAGAATCCGGGCTGGCTACAAAACTGCAGAGGAGGCCAAAATCCTGGTGAGGAGAGGACCCAGGGCCCCATTTGATGGGAAGCTAGGCCAGAAGGAGGATCTGGGAGCTCTCGTCTCCAAAAGGCAGCCTAGCAGTGGTTGAAGCAGCTGCCAAACGGCTGGATGACCCAGCTCAGAGCGGCTACAGGCCCATTTGGGAAACTGACCCAGCCAAAAAGCACCAGTCTAGGAAAAGGAACAGAGAAACTTCTGGGGATTTCTGAGGAAGGGCAGACCAACTCCTGAGTTGGCCCAGTGAACCAGGGCCCCTCAGAGAAAGGAGACCCAAACATCCGTAAGAAGCTTATACTAGATCCAATAGGACTGGGCTTCCCAGCTCCGAAGATGGGAAGGAATTGACAGCACCCCTTACCCCTCCAGACAGCTCCCTTGTGGCATTCTAATTCCAGGTATTCAACACATTTAATGAATGCCTACTACAGGCGGGCACTGTCCTGGGGCCTTGTAATGCACCTGTggacaaagcagacaaaaatccAGGAGAAAAGGGGAGAGTCTTCAAGCTGAAGGAGACTTCGCAGAGAGCAAGTCCCCCAGTGCCACTGTGAGGACCCCGGCCAACTTTCAGGTCAAGATGGGAAGGGACTGAATGAGCAGTCTGCAAAGGCAGACCCCATGGAGAAAGCAGAAGAGTTGTTTCTTCTGAAAGTTTGAACTCCACTCCCATGGGAAATACCCAACAGAATCAGACAGGAAACCCCAAAGTGCCACTGAAAAGCAATTGAGAGCCCGGCTTTGGTACATCTGATGGGAGCAGAGAGTTGGAGCGGCAGGAAATAACCTCCACTCCAGGGTAAAAGTAGACAGGAGATGGGATGGAAGGTTTCTGCATGCTGGGACTAGCTCAGGTCAAAGTCCAGAACTCCAGAAAACAAGGCCTGCCCCCAGCTCAGAGCAGCTACCACAGCACAAAATGGTGTGGAATCCAGGAGCCAGGATGAAGCGTCGGGGTAGACGGTGGTTGTATAGCTAACTGGCCTTTCCACTGCTCTAGCCTGGAACTGgttgggctggggcaggggacatGTTGGTCTGAGTACAGATTTTGTCAGAAAACCCAGGCACCACTCCCTTGCCTTTGTTGGGGTGATTCTAAAATTGGACTGTGGTAAGGGTTGCACAACTCCACAAGTTTATTAAAATCATTACAATGTAAACTTAAAACAGGTGGgttttatggtatataaattatacctcaataaagctgtctaATATCTGCTTTCCTCTTTTGGTGGTAAATTCCTGAGTAGCACAGgggaattttatttgaaatggaatCATGCTAATTTGAAATGcagcaattaaaaaatatgtttcatttaatacaccaaatttgaaaaaatgtatattgcacattttttatttttttttgagacagagtctcgctctgtcgcccaggctggagtacagtggcgcgatctcggcctcactgcaagctccgcctcccggattcacgccattctcccgcctcagcctcccgagtagctgggactacaggcgcctgccaccatgtccggctaattttttgtatttttagtagacacagggtttcactgtgttagccaggatggtctcgatcttctgacctcgtgatctgcccacctctgcctcccaaagtgctgagattacaggcgtgagccaccacacccagcctatattgcaaatttttttaagtaggtCAAGAATTTAGTCTACGGGcgtggtagttcacgcctgtaatcccagcactttgggaggctaagatgggcggatcacgaggtcaggagatcgtgaccatcttggctaacatggtgaaacccgtctctactaaaaatacaaaaaattagccaggtgtgttggcaggcgcctgtagtcccagctactcggaggctgaggcaggagaatggcgtgaacccgggaggcggaacttgcagtgagccaagattgcgccactgcactccagcctgcgcgacagagcgagactctgtctcaaaaaaaaaaaaaaaaagaaaaaaaattggtcaagaatttaactttttttgaggcagtttcactcttgttgcccaggatggagtgcaatggcgtgattttggctcactgcaacctcaagcaattctcctgcctcagcctccccagtaactgggattacaggcatgtgccaccacacccgactaatttttgtgtttttagtagagacagggttttgctgtgttggccaggctggtcttgaactcctgacctcaggtgactcgcccacctcggcctcccaaagtgctgggattacaggcgtgagccaccgcgcctggtcaagaaacattttttttttttttttgagactttagagtctcactgtcgcccaggctggagtgcagtggcacgatctccacactgcaacctccgcctcctgggttcatgccattctcctgtctcagcctcccgagtagctgggactacaggcgccagccaccacacccagctaattttttatatttttagtagagacggagtttcaccgtgttagccaggatggtctcgatctcctgaccttgtgatccgcccgcattggcctcccaaagtgctgggattagaggtgtgagccactgcacccggccaagaatttaacattcttaaagctagttggccgggcgcggtggctcaagcctgtaatcccagcactttgggaggccgaggtgggcggatcacaaggtcaggagatcgagaccatcctggctaacacggtgaaaccccatctctactaaaaatacaaaaaattagccgggcgtgttggcgggcgcctgtagtctcagctacttgggaggctgaggcaggagaatggcgtgaacccgggaggcggagcttgcagtgagccgagatcgcaccactgcactccagcctgggggacagagaaagacttcgtctcaaaaaaaaaaaaaaaaaaaagctagtggtGGGTGAGCTGAATGCATTTTAACTGTTTGTGTCATTGCcacacagtggcaccatctcagatGATGAAGAGGGTATCCCATAATGGCAATGTTCCCTGGATCAGACCTCCTCCAAGTGGCTAAAGGGACATTCGTACCtggttttctccttccttctcctttcatctttttctttctacacttgccataattaaaatataaacctaCAACACTATCAgacaagttttcttcttttttgggggggtaggGGTGCAGGGGAGACAgcgtcttcctctgttgcccaggctggagtgcagcggtacaatCACGGCGCACTGCCGCCTCaaatctccagggctcaagccatacTCCCAACTCAGCCTCGTAATCGAACACAGgcctgggaccacagacgtgctAATCtgactacatccagctaattttttgatttttttgtagaggtcttattatgttgcccaggctggtcttgaactcctgggctcaagcaaatgatactcctgccttggcctcccaaagtgctgggattacagatgtgcgccaccacactcggccccaAATTTTCTTTATGTGGTGATGCCAAGGCTAGTGCTGAAAATGTGCCTCCAAGTGAAAAAACACCATGAAGGCCAGATGCCAACCACAATACCCTGTGTCTTTCATACAGAGAGGTGCTTGctacaaaatattacaaaattaaaagtaGGATTGTGAGGTTCCCTGTTGTAATGGTGAGCACTCTGGACTCTGAAAATTGAAAGTAGGAATAAAGCAGAATCAGCTACAGCAGTCATAAACTTCAGTGCTCTGGCTGGTGCTGACTGCTAGCTGGAAAGGCTCCTCCATAAACAGCCCTCTGCACTCACCTGGTGACCAGAGAAAACGCGGGCACCTactctctctcctcccagaaTCCCAAAATGTCATAAACACGGGCAAATGAGCATCTCCACTCTCGCTGCTTCTGTTGATGGCAATGGTCTCACACTTGAGGATCTGACTCTAAATATAGGGGTCAGCACCTCAGCACCCCAACTCACACCTCTACTGCTAGTCCCCGATCAGACCCAGCCATCCCCTAGAGGATCAGATTGGCTTCCTCCCTGGTCTGTTTCTAGTCCCCCCAGCacaacccctaccctcaccccatcTGCTGCTAGAAGGGACCTTACAAAGGCATCCCCTTCTCAAGCAAGTTCAGTGCCAAGTCCCAGACCCTCAGGAACATGCGCACGTTTAAGGTTCCTCTTCTCCCAACATCTCCCCTCAGCCCCTCACCTGACTTCCCAGCCCCTCAAACACACCAGTTTTTTTACAGACTTCTACCCTGGCCCAGCTAGAGAACTGTGAACAACTCTGCCATCTCCACGGCTCATTTTGTGGGAAAGGAAACCCAGGCTCAGGAACTGCACGACCTGCTAAAAGCCCCAGGAGTTGCGGCAGAGAAGCAGGACTCAGAGTGCCAGGCCAGCCCTCCACGGACACTGCCTTCTGCATCCTTTCGGGTGGAGCAGGCAGGCAGCAAGTGAGATGCCAGAAGGAGCTGGGTGCCACTGCCCGCCCCCCTGGATCCCTCTGCTTGCTAGTCAGCTGGGTGCTGGGCCAGACCTGATGTCCATCCAGGCGGGTTCCTGCTTTCAGTGCTGTGCAGTGAGCGGGGTGAGGAGCCCCCGCTCGGGTCCAGAACCTGCCAGTGTTTCAGGGAATGGGGTGGGCATGCACAGGACTGCAGGGCAAGTGCAGGGCAAGAGGAGAaaggttttcatttcttctttgtttataaattgcccaaGGGCAGGTGGGGTCAGCCGGTTGGGGATGCAGGGGGAGGAGGTCCAGGAGGCCTGGGTGGGGATGCTGTGACTAGTCTTAAAGCAAAACAGGAGGGAGGTGGTGTGTTTTAGACACCGGAGGACAGGCAGTGTGAGGGAAGAAGGAAGTTGATGGAAACATGACTATGAAAAAGTAGCTTTTCGGGAAACCACAGGCAGAGCCAAAGCTAATATAAACCATTCAGCAGATTTTATTAACCAAACAAAGCCTCCTGAGACTGGTTCTGTCACCTTGGAGCCACAAGCTGGGAAAAGATGACCATACCCACCCAGCCagcttcccccaaccccagctgTTTCCAGGTCTGGGACTGGAGCCCTGCTGAGACCTTGTCCCACATCTAGGACCCTCTAGGGCCTTTGGGCACAGACAAGTAGCAAGGGCCTCTGCCAGGAACACCTAGAGGATGTCCAGCTGGGTGCTTCTCCACTCTCAGTGTTTCCTCAAATGTGGAATCCTAATCCCTGGCCAGTTTGCATCCCAGGGAGCCCTGAAGAAATCCCAGGAGGGGAGTGCTTTGTGCACTGAAGGCCTAGAACAGGGCACTGGAGGAGGAAGGCCCAGAGCCCTGGCTCTCAAGACAGGCCTGGCTCCAAGCACCTGCCATCCTTCCCAGGGAGAAGGAAGGCCTGATGTCTGAATTCCCCATTCTCTTTTGAATGCCAGGAAGCACCAGAGTGCACGTGTGCCCCTTGGAAGACAAACCCACAACCAGGCCTGTCTGAGCCCGGCCATCCCCACGCTCCCCCGAGGCTCAGACCTGGGCCAGTCTGTCCCTAGGACCCTCTGAGGCCTCTGCCCAAACCACACGACTGCCCAGACCCCAGAGCAAACTGAGACAGCACAGGTCCACTCCTTGACTTCAAAGTATGGAAGGTGAGGCTGGGCCCAGAGGGTCTTGCTCAAAGCCCCCACGATGTTCACTCCTGAGCCCCCACCTGCAAGTCCAAGctgggtgctgggtgctgggtCCCAGAGGCGAGTCTGCTTTGCTGCCTCCAAGGGCTCCCAAAGCTCCAACCTGGACGCCTCTCCTTCCTGCACACATTTGCCTCCGGGCTTGACTGAGGGCTGGGATTGGCCAGCCCCGCCCTCAGGGAAGCCAGGAGGCAGGGGGGCCCCTTCCCCGTCCTCACCTACACCCTGGCTACTCCCATCCCCACCAAGCCCACCTACCTCCAGCCAAGGCCTCTACCCCAGCGTCCTCCTGACCTggtcctgcctgg
This genomic window contains:
- the RAB43 gene encoding ras-related protein Rab-43 isoform X4, whose product is MAGPGPGPGDPDEQYDFLFKLVLVGDASVGKTCVVQRFKTGAFSERQGSTIGVDFTMKTLEIQAADLGHGRPGAVPHYHPELLPQCQWGHPCLRHYQEELLPVGASLD